The following DNA comes from Candidatus Thermoplasmatota archaeon.
TGGAAATCTATATGATTGTAAAACTTTGTTAAACGTTAAATACGAAAGATGCTATACTTTTGCTTTATGATTTATAAATCACCGAAACTAACAGTCGATGGAGTTATACTAAAAGATAAAAAAATTCTTCTGATCAAAAGAAAAAACCCACCTTTTAAGGGGAAATGGGCTTTGCCTGGTGGTTTTGTTGAATATGGGGAAAAAATTGAGGATGCAGTAGTTAGAGAAGTTGAGGAGGAAACCGGTTTAAAAACCAATATACTTGATATTGTTGGTATCTATTCTGATCCTGATAGAGACCCCCGTGGGCATACTGTCTCAGTAGCCTATCTTTTAGAGATATGCTCAGGTGTATTAAATAGTAGAGATGATGCTGGTGATGCAAGGTTTTTTGATGTGAATCATTTACCAGAATTGGCGTTTGATCATGAGGATATAATAAGGGATGCCTTAAGGAGAGTTAGATAGGTTATGTTTTGTCCTAAGTGTAAGTCGTTGATGTATCCTAAAGCTGGTTTGTTTGTTTGTAACAAGTGTGGTTTTCAGAAAGAGAAAAAGG
Coding sequences within:
- a CDS encoding NUDIX hydrolase, translated to MIYKSPKLTVDGVILKDKKILLIKRKNPPFKGKWALPGGFVEYGEKIEDAVVREVEEETGLKTNILDIVGIYSDPDRDPRGHTVSVAYLLEICSGVLNSRDDAGDARFFDVNHLPELAFDHEDIIRDALRRVR